The Carassius carassius chromosome 5, fCarCar2.1, whole genome shotgun sequence DNA window ttgtttttgaagggaatgtgcCGATCCCTGATCTACCTAAATTAATTTATGTTTGCGAGAATCATTTGTGATCCTGCCTCACCTACAGAAGTAGTACAAGAGTCTTTTATGAttctttgcaaatcacctttcctaataaCATGCTGGTTAGCAAGTGAACAGCTTGTTACCCCACGGAAGACAGGGGTgtggtcagcagagctcattggCATTTAAAAGGACATGCACCAAAACGGCTTGCTGTAAggagagctgtttttgacagagtaaaaaattagttttttacactaccattgagaaattttaatcaaagtatgttacagactttttattaagaccctaaagaatcatatcaatgGATTATACCAAAAATGCGAATTCGCTGAAATTAACTCcagccattcaagatgtagattttGCTTCTTTATTTCAACAGATTTTTGATAAATTAAGCATTACAgcatttgctcaccagtggatgctctgcagtgaatgggtgccgtccaaacagctgataaaaacatcacaataatccacaagtaatccacacgactccagttgATCAGTGAACATCTTGTGGAGTGAAAAGCTATGTGTTTgtcataaacaaatccatcaataaaTACGTTTTTACCTTCATACCGTTGCTTCTATCTAAAATATGAGTCATTTGTCCATAAtactgctttctccagtgaaaagtaATTTATCTAAATCCAGAGAGTTATATGCAGACACCAAGCATTGTTtataagtgaaaacagtccaaaacgcCAAAACACTGCTGGCAATTTCAGACATTAATTGATGCACTGAAGTTAAGTAGATTTTTCTACCcatgcacccattcactgtaaagGATCCATTGTTGATCAAGTGATGTCATGctaattttctccaaatctgttcccattaaGAAAAAAACTTCTGCattatcttggatggcctgaggttaaatacattttaagctaATTTCCATTTTTCATGTTTAAACAATGTGAATGGGTGGTCATCACACAACACATGAACTATCCACCAGGCCacatatctatgtatttattttttacaggagAAGAAGAGATGGCTAAAGAACTAGAGGAACTGTATGGTGATATTGATGCTATGGAGTTCTACCCAGCTCTTTTAATAGAGAAAACACGATCTGGTGCAATATTTGGTGAAAGCATGGTGGAAATGGGGGCCCCATTTTCCCTTAAAGGCCTCATGGGAAATCCTATTTGCTCCCCTGAGTACTGGAAGCCCAGTACATTTGGGGGGAAGACAGGTTTTGATATAGTAAACTCTGCTACTTTAAAGAAACTGGTTTGCCTCAATACAAAATGGTGTCCGTATGTGTCTTTCCATACTCCTCCACCAGAATATAAACAACAGAGGACATCTCACGGTGAACTTTAGCATAATGTACTTCTGGAATCTGTTTTAACTTCTAATTTCCGATGTAAATGATAATGAATTATCTTGTAAATCAGAACTGAATTAGTAATGACAATTACTAGAGTTGTTATTTGTAACAAGGTGACTGAAGAATTAATTTTGATAGTATtacaatatcataaaaaaaatttggatTACGAAAGAATGTTTATTATAACATACATGGGCATTTTGTGGATTTAACTAACCCTTTGCTGAGCCCTGCCATAAAAACATTACTTAAGCAACTGTTGCCATCTGCCatcttttgttcatttataaTACAATCCCACAATACATTTTCACCTGCTTTTAGAGCATATTTTACTGAAAATCATGCTGTTTATGGTAATCTCATAACTTAAGGGTGGAGCTTAACAAAGGATCAGTTAGAGAATTGACTAAAAgtttggtgattttttttaaactttttttactgGACCTCATATTGCCAAACAACCATCCATTTTTCAAACCGCTTGTCCTATGTAGAGTCGTTGTGGTCTATCCCATTGAGTGGACAGATGACCTGTCCATCACAGGCAAAATAAACGTTTAACTTTCATTCATAGTCGAAAAAAAGGATTCCGTCCATTTTATGTTTATGCTGAAAAAATGAATTGTATTCGCTGCATCATAGTCTGTTCTGTTAAGTAAATTCCAATGCACTGTTCAACTTGAAATAAGTAATTTTCCTTGAACTGTGGATTTGTGATggccagtgtttttgtttttttcctcttttttttagtGTTCACTTTTGTGTTCATTTATGATCTTTGACATGAATGAATGTAACCTCATAATATTCTTGTATATTTTCCAAGCAAAATATAGTCATTTGTAGCACCATTACTGATTTTCTTCTGCAGTATGATGTCAAAAAGAAATTTACCTGTGTGTCATTTACAAAAgaagtttaaaagtaaaattgcaaattttacaacaaaatgtttaaatggctCTTTACCATTTCCAACAATCTCAACAAAAAATATCAGTTTGTGGCCGTTAATAAAGACAATAACAATTCACATGAAGGAATTAATCTATCACACCATGACCTGTTCTGAATGAAATTATGTAAATTGTATGATAATGATGTCTCCGCTTTTTAAAACATGACTTCAAAAAAGTCAACAAGAGACTTAGTTTTATTAATTGGTAACTTTTACTGTTAAGTAAAAGCAAGATACAACAGTTGGTTGCCCATGACGTACAATATCTTAAGATTAATGTTTAACAATATAAGTCACAGAAATAGCTAATGGTAAGGTGGTTTAACCTTTGGCACAATCAGAAGTAACAGTCGAGTTGTTGCacaaataaaacctttttacaatttttaaattcTATTAAACCTTTGCATTTTCTCTCCATTACTGTAGAGACATTTTCCAACAATATTTCATATAATGCTGTGGCTAGGTTTGTAGAAGTCATTTTTACTttgaactgtttaaaaaaaatactgaatactatctaattttcataaatatattaatgtatacatttaattccTCTTAAATACTTACAGTATTATAAAGTCCTTGGCATTAGAGTAAAGACAACGTTTATAAACCTGATGAATGTTAAATGTTACCTGCAATTGTTCCTTGCGTCTGAATATGTGTACTTGCCTTCTGAGCAATATAAAAAAGTTGTATGtggagtacacacacacacacatacacataagtatatatatatatatatcaaagacCACAAAAACTCAAAGACTGTGGCTCTTTTAGGTTTTCGTGGCTGGTATTAGTACATACAAATGAATGCattatatttttcacatattAAAACGGTGGTATAAAAGGTAAATACTACATGGCTGTTACTTTATTTCCTctgatttgaaaataataatataaaaagaacaCTTTTCAAAGCTAATTCATAAATATTGAGATTAtcaaattttgcaaaaaaaaaaaaaaaaaagtaaacattttgtaattatatCACACTTTCCTAATGccacacaaaaaatatttgtaaaagggCTATGGCAAAAACTTGTTAATGTGTTAACTGTTAAGATGTACCATACAAGataaaaactgtaaattatttaacTTTGCATTATatatgattttactgtaaaataatgtgaaCTATGGTTTTAAGAAGAATGAACTGCCATATAATTTAAGGTTGAAGACAGTAAAATGACATTTCCTCAAGTAATGTGTGACATCAAATatgaatatgttttatttaatgttttgtttcttcttttttattgttagtaATTGCTAGTAATTTACCACCAATAATGTTTTTGCCATCCTTACCGGAAACATTTACCAGTATAAATCAAATTCAGTACATACTGTGAAAGTATGGGAATTCAGACGCAGCCATTCATCATGGGAAATTtgacaatcatttaaaaaaagagagagaaacataaGCACCATATTTTGCCCTATGAGGTGAGCAATTCAAAAAAGAGCTTTCTCATGACTTCAACATCTGTCACACACTCTTGTTATTTACTGTGGCTAGCAGAGGGTGCATTCAGTTCATGCTCCAGCCTGGTGTTCACCTGTTGGCCTGGGGGTCCAAAGGCAGGGCATGGAGGATGGCCGGCTGCTGAAGGGGCCGAAGGGTAGAAGTGCACATCCACAGCCACAGAGGTCATGCCCAGGGACACGCAATGGGACAGCAAGAGGGGAGAGAAACTGTGAGAGATACTGATGCTGTGGCGCACAGGAGTTGAAGAGGGATCACTGGTCTGGAGGGTAAGGGAAGAGCGCAGGCCCTCCTCCTGGGCAGGTGCTGGATTGGCTGGAGGAGGTGAGGGGGCGTCCTGAGCTGGTTCAAACTCTCTGCTCCTCCAGTCCTCCATGCACTGAAGCTGAATGTCAGAAAGTGCTGAGGGAGTGACCTTCCCCTCCTCAAATATTGTCTCCAACTAATTTAGaacggaaaaaaatatatataaaagaaaatcgTTAAAAAAGAAACAAGTAACTGTTGCTTCTTTCTTATAGCTGTGTATTGTCCCACagactgtatgtttgtttatgtctGGAGTCCCAAAGACTCCAAAGCTGTATGTGTAGAAATAAAACTagtgatttcaaaataaatatattaatttaacagAAAATGAGAAACTTTGAAGAATGATCATGCTGCATTccgtttcagtaaaaaaaaatttatagagCACTATTAAAACGCTAGagtgttgaccaaagtgctgtataATGAAGAAAATTCCTCAAAAAGAAAACACCAAAACAAGTACAAATGTAAACCAATGTCTCAACACACTGCAGTGTCAAAagctaaacataaaaaattagCCTTCAGacgtcttttaaaaacatttagaataGGAGCAACTCTAATGTGAGGAGTAAGACTGATCCTGTTCCATCTTTTTGGAGCCACCACTGCAAACACCTTATCACCCCTTCGCTTGTACCTTGTCCTCTGAACAATTAAAATAGACTGGTCAGAAGACCTTAAATATACTTAACAGGCTTGTGCACCTGTAAGAGCTCTGACAGGTAAAAGGGAGCTACCCCATTCAAATACTTATACACACATACTAGGAGCTTAAAGTCAACCCTCATAGGAGAGATATGACCCCACTTGCAAGTCCCCGGGGTACTGCCTAGCGGAAGCATTCTGTAGTATTTGCTAATATTTTAGAACAATTTGGCAGAAAATCAAAAGCCTAGCGGCAGCCCAAAAGCAGCTTTAGTTACAAAAGCTTTGCAGCAGCATTCTGTAGTAATTGAAAATGGTTTAGAGGCATTTGGCAGACACCAAATGCCTAGCGGTACAAAAGACTAGCGCCAGCATTCTGTAGTACAGTAATTGCGAATGGTTTAGAACCATTTGTCAGACACCCACATACAAAGAATTGCAATAATCAAGCTTTGCTAACACAAAGGAATGGATCACCTTCTCACagtcttttaaagaaagaaatggtTTAACCTTTGTCactaatcagaaaaaaaaaacagatttaaagaTTGAATTTATCTGTTTATCAAATTTGAGGGTTTTAGATTTTTGACCACAGGTTTACAAAAAGGGGTCAACTCACCTAAATTTGACAGTTCAAAGTTAAAGTTCTGTCTTACTCTCATTAAACCATAAGAAGTTGCTGACATCCAGGCTTTAATCTCATTCAAACAGTGTCACAAGGGAGTCCAGTGAATTTACATGATTTTTCCTCAAAGGCAAATCAATTTGCAtatcatctgcataaaaatgataTGAAATCCCATATTttcaataattgtttttttccttaaagataaaatatataaaggaAATACAACTGAGGCAAGAATGGATCCTTGTGGGACACCACAAATTGACAGAGAAACTTCTATTCGATAAGAATGATCTAAACAACTAGCAGCACCATGAATACCCACTACTTCCTCAAGGTGTGAAACAAGGATCCCGTGATCAATCATATCGAAAGCTGCAGTGAGATCTAAAACCATAAGGACCAAAGAATGACCAGaaccatttaataataaaatatggctACTTTTAACAATGCAGAATCTGTACTGTGGTAAGCTTTAAAGCCATACTGAACAATCTCAAACACagcattttggtccaaaaaactCTGCAACTGGCTAAGAACAATTTTCTCTAAAACCTTGGATCAAAACGGCAGTTTTGAAATTGGTCTAAAACTGGACAGGACAGAACGATCCCAATTTGGCTTTTTAAGAAGAAGTTGCACCGCAACATTTTTCAGAGACAACGGCAACATACCAGAATGTAGACTGCCATTAATAATGGACAGAATGCTCGGGCCAATAATatcaaataactttttaaacaGCCATGATGGAATACTATCCAGAGGACAATTGCTGGGTTTCACCTGACCTACGGTCTCAGGCAGTGTTCAATGTTCAAATGACTCATGCATTTAtgtcatatgatagctttgttcATTAAAAACTGAACTTGAAAATATAGCTAGATAACCACTATTCAATTTCATTGTATAGTTATTTGGctgaaaatatgtatattttttttattgtacagcATAAATAAAGCTATACAGGTATTAAAAGAAattagggtaagtaaatgatgacagaatattaataTGTGCATGGACTTATGCCATACCGTGAATCATGGTCTGataataatagaatgatttctgaagactggagcaatggctgctgtAAATTCAGTTTGGCCATCAAATGAATAtgtgacattttaaattatatatttaaatagaaaccaGCCGTATTCTTTTGTTactttttgtactgtatttttgatcaagccttgcagccttggtgagcataagagacattcaATATCAGGTATCAAGATTCTACTTCATGGGTTTGGAATAAAATTTGTTAAAGAGGTGAAAAGCACCATAGAAGTTCTGACCTGGTCTTCTTCTCTAGGCTCTGGGTGAGACTCTACAATAACTGGCAGGTCCTGGCTGGCCTGGACAAACTCTTGCAAGTCATCGGACGGTGGTTCCATCATCAAGGTGGATGGGCTGCCTTCTGTTGGGAGCGCTTTTGTCTCCGATGTGTTGGGGCTTTGTTCAATGACAACCACCAAATTATCATCTTCAAATGCCCTGAAATGTGCCAGCATTAAGAGAGTTACAAACCTACTATTCAATCAATGTAATGTTGACAGGGGCATTATACAATTGCTCTCAACGTGCTCTGAAGAAAGCTAACTTGTTATCGTATGTCCTTTCCATTGCAAGACGTTCACCATGCCTGCAAGGCCCACCTATTCCCCTCAGagctatcagaaaaaaaaatgttttattatattattttctttgcacTTGAACATCTAATTTATGAAGTCATCATAAATTCTGAGTAATGAGTAAAATGAGTAAAATAAGGATAAAGATCAAGGAtcaatagaatatatattatatttcaccTGTCCTCCCTGTTGGTACAGCTGCAGGATCATTTTTCTGAACCAGAGAGTAAAAGGCCATGGCAATGAAGATGAATGCTAACGAAACACCAACTCCAACCACAATGGGAATGTCATGCTTCTCAATCACAGGCAACCAAGTTTGGGATTTCACCTTttctctgaggaaaaaaaaatatataatatgaaaatcACAACTTAAACAAGCCATTATAGTTTATTAAGAAGGAATTGTTACAGGACACTGAAACATCGTAAATCCCTTCTAAGCCTCACAGCAATAccataattaaatcataaaaatcaatGTAGATCATTTCAGATGGTCTTACATGTAAACTTCCAGTGCAACAATGTGTTTTGTTAACAGTCTGTCATAATTGTTAACTGCTACATAATACATTGCTTGAAGGAACCAAACAATTTCAAAAGGTAGATCAAAAGGTACTAAATCAAAATTTCTAATGCCACACTTTCCCATGAGAATATGTTTTAATACTCAGGCACTTCTGAAACAAAGTTGTCAAGTAAAGTTTCAAGCTGTCAAAAATATACTGATGCATGCTCAtcactgataaaaaaagaaaagggtaTAAAAATACCTAAAATAACCACTTTCTTCTGAAATTGCAAATCATATGGTGTAACTGTCTTCCATCttgtgttacaaaaaaaagttaaaaaaaattagtgTCATATTATTTAAGGGCCTCACagaaatatatcttaaaatacatattaatttactCACATTTAATAAGTGTTTGCAAATATCaaaggaaataattttttttcaaggattgcttttaataaattattttaaagatatGTATGCACTGATATAATACTGTTGATATTAGCAAATATGAGATTTTCTCTCTGCTGTAAATGGCAAGAGAACTGAGAAGCGTTCATTTGATCACCGACCTGTTATTGTTGTCAGAGGTCCTCATAGGGGCCTGCGAGGTGTTTTTCTTGAGTGACTCAACAAGGTCTGTGTCATTCGTCACTGATGACTTAGTACCTCCAGACTGCTTGATGATTTGACTCTGGTTTTGATGCTTTTCCACAGGAGCTGTGGCAGTGATATTCTCTACATCCATTATAGTTAAGCCTGTAGTCTGAGTTTGTGCGCTAAAGGACTGGGCACTTTTCAGGGAAAAGCTCAGAATTTTATAGGAGTTTGAGTCTGCTGTAGAAGGGCTGTTTGTGTTTGGATTCATTACTGGAGGTTTTGTGGCCTGCTCTGTTGATTGCATATGTCCATGCAAATCCTGTATAAAAGTCTCTTTGAGTGGGGGAAATGGTGTAGGTTTGAGAGGCACAGGGGTTGGTTTTTGTGTTTGAATGAGATGTTTGATTTTTTCATTACTTCCTTTGCTAATGTAACTTGGCTTAAGTGAAATTAACTCTATAGTGTCTTGggtagattcaagattcaagtatGTTGGTGAGTCCTCCACAAAAGCATTTAAAACtgtaccaaaaaaacaaacaaacaaacaaaaaaagaaaaataacattatttttaaattttgcaGATACAAACAAATTCTCTAAGGTATGTTATTTGTAGATTGAAAAAGCATAGACTCACAAGATATCTTTGTGTAATCTTCAGTTGTTTGCTGAAATGATTCATTTATCTCTGTATTACTCAGAAGCTTTGAACCGTAAAGAAGGGAATTAGTAAATAGCTCTTGTTCAATCTCTGGAACCTGcaaggttggaaaaacacacacaatctaAGATCCATGATTGTTACCAGATGCAGGTGTTGCAGAATATTATTCAACTGGCCTAAACCATTAAAAATGGTCAAAATGGTGGAGAATGTTAATGAAAATGGCAAAGTACTCACAAAACAATCACAGTGTCAGTCACGTGTTATGAGGTTAATGTCACAGATGGGACCAGCACAAGATCTATGCAAATAGCATTACTCACAGTCGGCAAAATCTTTTTACTCAGTGTGTCCTTATCAGTTGGAACATCTTCTGAGTCAGCTTTAAGTTAGAGCATTTGGCTGATTAGATAAAACCAAGATTTGCAAACATGAAACTGATTTACATTTACTGCAACTATGAGAACTAAAGCAATCTTAGTTCTCATGCATTTTGCTCACCAGTTACAGTTATGATAAGACTTCTCTCATCCTGACCGACTCTATTTTCTGCACTGCAGTGATATTCACCTGCATCAGACCGGTGGATGTTGGGGATGACTAATGTCCCATtatctgtaaaataattttttttaataataaaaaagatttttttttataaacaaataaaattaaaattaaagtatgGCCTACAAGGGAAAACCTGCTTCTTAAGATAAAACTACAAACTGTCCAATATGTAACAAACCATCAATGTGTATCTGTTGTGGGAGAGAGACCGGAGAGTTTGAACCAGACTGGTCTGGTGAATTTTGTATCGACCCAGTTCTAATCCAAGTGTATTTGACAGGAAAATCTCCAACAGCTCGACAAGGGAGACTTACAGGTGATCCCTCTGAGACAGTGAGTGATGTAACGAAGGAAACAATGACAGGTTTCACTGAAAACaagaagaaatataaaataagatcTAAATTGGAAAATGAGTTGACTTTTCCTAAAAAGTGTGAGAAAAGCCTTTGCATTAAAAGTCCAGCAAATGAACATCAGgcctaattgaaaaaaaaaaaaatcagttatgtTAACCTGACCTTTCTGAGTTATACTggaattaaagtaatttaaacaaaagaaaattagTTTTAGTCACTTTTTTATGTTCCCCTAATTTAAGCTGATTAAATTGCTATTACACAACAATGTAGAGCTATACACAATTCAAAATGAGTCTTACCAAACatctttacaaattttttttattatatttattatattcccAGCTACAAGAAGTGCGCTGACACCCAGAGTACATTGCAGCATGAATGAATCAAGCAATTGCTTTGTTTtactattttcagttttattgccAGTGCTTGTTGTCAGAATTAGCACAACTGAATTTATGTTCGGagtcttatcagattaatttgaTTGTTACAGTTATTATGTTTTGCATGGTGAATgctgatgtctgtgtgtggcacAATTAATTTCATCAACTAGTcccataaataatataatttactaccCATTAATAGTATGATGTTTATGACACGGGTGTTACAACTTTGCATTGCCACATAAAATGTGAATTAGTTTAATGGTCTATTTTTAAGTAAGATCACTTCTAAAAACATAATGTATTTACACAtccttttatttataataattccaTGGTGCATGTCCAAAAAACATATTAGTACCATGGTACTTTTTGCTATTATGATATTTTTGCAAAGGGAGATGTACCAGCAACCCGAAGAGTCATGGTTTTCTGATCGTGGCCCAGTGTGTTGGAGGCTGCGCATGTGTAATGTCCTTCATCATACATTCTCACTGATGAAATGTAGAGTGTTGTGTTTCTTAACCTGGGAACAAAATGAATTCACAAGCACCGCTGGTAAACAGTAACTACTATATAAACTCTACATGCACAATATACCTCATGATAATTTTGCCTCCAGTTTGGACAAACCGGCCCTGCTTTGACCACTTGATGAAAGGGGCAGGGTGTCCTAACACCTGGCAGTGAATCGCCACTTCAGCTCCAACAGGAGACGTTACCATCATCGGCCAGATAGTCACAGATGGAGGTTCTGAAATAATAAAGCCAGATGGACCATAGAAAATAATTATGAGAGCTGAGCCAACATAATGGAGAATAAAAAGTCACAAATGATCAGCCGATCAGGGTTTTATGGGTTAGTGAACCCCTATTGGTTTATGATCACAACTACAGGTGTGTTCGAAATGGGCAATTAAATTAACCAAATTAACCAAAATTAACTCACCCTGGTTTATAACCTGATTTCATAACAATTTCATAATTCAGACTAAATCATTCTCAGATAACTTCTAAATAGGGATCTATTAGGGGTTACTTTCAAATAAAGCCAAATAATTCCTTACCAAGAACATCCAGGAATATTGTTTTCGATGTGAGAGCCCTTTTCAGATGGGAATTAGATGCTCTGCAGAAATACAATCCACTGTCTGTCTCTTGTACACTGAAACACAGAGattcacaattatatatatatatatatatatatatatatatatatatatatatatattacaagatTCAATTTGCAGTATtatctgaatttaaaataaagacATGCATAcaaatatgaccctggaccacaaaaccagtcttaagtgtcaatttcaaaattcaaaactgagatttatacaataaataagctttccattgatgtatggtttattaggaatgGACaacatttggctgagatacaacaatttgaaaatctggaatctgggggAATCtggaatttgcaaaaaaatctaaatactgataaaattacctttaaagttgtccaaattaaactcttaccaatgcatattactaatcagaaattaagttttgatatatttacagttgaaaatttacaaaatatcttcattgtttcatgatctttacttaataatgattttttgcataaaagaaaaatcgataattttgacccatacaaggtttttttttttttttttggctattgctacaaatttaCCCCAGCGACATAAGACTGATTTTCTGgttcagggtcacaaatgtacaTAAACATCACAGTTTAGCAAAAACAGAGCACAAAAAATGGATAGATAGGAATGAAttgcagaaaacaaacaaatccaCACAACACACCTGTGGAAGACCAGGTCTCCGGTAGGATCAAAAATATAATATGGTCCTGTCTGGAGGAGTCTGTTGTTCTTAAACCAGGACACTTGTGCTTGGGGTCTACTGTGAGGAGGCCTACAGGGAAGAGTTGCAGATTCACCCTTCCTCACTGTTAGGTTGGCAGGTTCAAGAACAAAGATCCAATCCATAACTATGTGAGAAGGGATGAAAGGATATGCTAAATAGAGGACATGTGTGTACAGGTGCCACCTGGAATGAAAGTGGGCTCAACTGAAAAAGAAGTACCAGCAGGCAGGAGGTACGC harbors:
- the LOC132140331 gene encoding roundabout homolog 1 isoform X1, with translation MKRASMSLPVWSSVQMSCSFWLLLLCSSIRFNPAVSELGLEDVFFHPQSMRTEEGRDVFLQCVSGDSSPPAQISWLKNGRVLTKGNQIQGQYGGGSQRKTSGTLHMANITKADQGIYICITHNPLLNISKESKAATLTVHGSNVDVKIIEGPQNRTVPVEMEAALHCFVEGFPIPTVQWFKDGHLLPNSSRWDLQKDGQLLIFQRVLSGDEGLYFCEAHNERQKVISEPAYLLPAVMDWIFVLEPANLTVRKGESATLPCRPPHSRPQAQVSWFKNNRLLQTGPYYIFDPTGDLVFHSVQETDSGLYFCRASNSHLKRALTSKTIFLDVLEPPSVTIWPMMVTSPVGAEVAIHCQVLGHPAPFIKWSKQGRFVQTGGKIIMRLRNTTLYISSVRMYDEGHYTCAASNTLGHDQKTMTLRVAVKPVIVSFVTSLTVSEGSPVSLPCRAVGDFPVKYTWIRTGSIQNSPDQSGSNSPVSLPQQIHIDDNGTLVIPNIHRSDAGEYHCSAENRVGQDERSLIITVTGEQNA
- the LOC132140331 gene encoding uncharacterized protein LOC132140331 isoform X2 → MQSTEQATKPPVMNPNTNSPSTADSNSYKILSFSLKSAQSFSAQTQTTGLTIMDVENITATAPVEKHQNQSQIIKQSGGTKSSVTNDTDLVESLKKNTSQAPMRTSDNNNREKVKSQTWLPVIEKHDIPIVVGVGVSLAFIFIAMAFYSLVQKNDPAAVPTGRTALRGIGGPCRHGERLAMERTYDNKAFEDDNLVVVIEQSPNTSETKALPTEGSPSTLMMEPPSDDLQEFVQASQDLPVIVESHPEPREEDQLETIFEEGKVTPSALSDIQLQCMEDWRSREFEPAQDAPSPPPANPAPAQEEGLRSSLTLQTSDPSSTPVRHSISISHSFSPLLLSHCVSLGMTSVAVDVHFYPSAPSAAGHPPCPAFGPPGQQVNTRLEHELNAPSASHSK